The nucleotide window ATCCTCGATAAATGCGCGTACGTCGTAAATACGCCCATGCCGTGGTCGACTATGACGGTTTTGCCTGTAAGATAGAAATCTCCGGTGAGAACGACTTCCCCCGAATTGGCGGCTACAACGCGCGCTCCGTTCTTGGCGCGGATATCCAGACCGTTGTGGCGGTATTCTTTTTTCTTGTTCATCACGCGCCACGAGCCGAAGGTGTCGGTTATCTTGTCTGTGACAGGCATTATGAACGGGCCGTCCCAGGCCGGGGCTTTGCCGATTTTTTTTAGCCGGTCTTCTATTGCTGACGCGACGAGCTCGTTTTCGCGCTTTATCCGCGCGCGCTCCTTTTTCCCAGGGAAGGCCATCCTTCGCTTGACGTTTAGTATGGTAGAGTCGAATTCTTTTGCGGCGACTTTCACCGGATAGTACAACGCGTGCTCCTCTATGCCGTGGATGGTCATCATGTGCGTGCCGCTTGTCTCTTCCATGCCTGCCGCCGTGAGCGCAATATAGGAGCCTGCTGCAGTGAAAAAGCGAAGCTTTGTTCCAAATATCTCGCCCTCGGGCGTTTTGCCGTTTGCCGCGCCCTTTAGTTCTATTACGCCCATGTCGCCCTGTGTTACTTCATTCGACAGCAAGGCGACCTCCGGGCGAGAGTATATTACGCTTGGCGAGTCTATCTGATAGTTTGTAAGCGTAAATATAAAGAGTGCTGTGAGGCTTAAAAAAGCGGATCTTGCGTAGGATATGATGGGCGCTGTATCTGTCATGGTTTTGTTTGTCAGACAAGCACACCGGCAATCGTTGCTGTCATGAAGCCCGCGATACAGCCAGAGAGTATGGCCTTTAGCCCAAGAGAGACGACTTCAGTTTTCTTTGACGGGCAAAGTGTAGTCACTCCGCCTATCAGTATCGCGAGACTTCCGAAGTTTGCGAAGCTGCAGAGCGCGTAGGTCGTTATAACGATAGACCGCGGTCCGATTGCCCCCGCCTCTATTAGCGGCTGCATCTTCTGGTACGCAAGGAACTCGTTAAAGACGACCTTTATGCCAAGAAGCCGTCCTACCTCGAAGCATTCGGTATAAGGCACGCCCATTATGAATGCAACAGGGGAGAACACGTACCCGGATATCGCCTCGAAGGACGTGCCTATCTCTCCAAGGAACATGTCCATCATGCCGATTATGGAGACAAAGGCCAGGAGCACCGCGCCTATAGTGAGGGCGAGCTTCATGCCGTCCTGCGCGCCAGTGGCAGCGGCATCGACCGCGTTCACGGTTTCTATCTTCAGCTCCTTTATGCCGGAGACCGCGGTCTCGGATGCAGCAGTCTCAGGTACAAGCAGTTTCGATATGACTATCGCAGCAGGAGCGCTCATCACCGAGGCAGCGAGAAGATGCCCTGCATCTGCTCCAAAGCTCACGTATGCGGCCATGACGCTTCCGGCAATTGTCGCCATGAAGGCCGTCATAAGAGTAAACACCTCGCTCCTGGTCATTGTCGAGAGGTAGCGCTTTACGGCTGTAACGGCCTCTATGCCCATGAACACGAAAGAGGCTGCCATGAAGGTCTCTGTTCCGCTTGCGCCCATGCTTCTACGCATGACCCATGCCATGCCCCTTATGACGGCCTGGATGATTTTAAAGTGAAAGAGAACGGCCATTATAGACGACACGAATATAACGGTCGGGAGCACCTTGAAGGCAAATACTGCGCCAATCGAGAAGTCGCTTGAAAGCTTGCCGAATATGAAGGACGCGCCGATTGAGGTAAGGTCAAGGGCCGCTGTCATTATGCGCTGCGCAAGGTCGAATACGTAGCGCCCGGGCGCGGTCTTAAGTATCAAAAGCGCGAACACGAACTGCAGCGCCACACCCCAGATAACGAGCCTTCTATTTACGGCCTTTCTGTCTTCCGATAGGGCGTAGGCTATGAGTATGAACACGAAAAGCCCGAGTAGGCTTACGAGTTTTTCCATTATTGAAGGAGGCTCCTTTTTTATTGCGTAAGGTCT belongs to Deltaproteobacteria bacterium and includes:
- a CDS encoding M23 family metallopeptidase, with the protein product MTDTAPIISYARSAFLSLTALFIFTLTNYQIDSPSVIYSRPEVALLSNEVTQGDMGVIELKGAANGKTPEGEIFGTKLRFFTAAGSYIALTAAGMEETSGTHMMTIHGIEEHALYYPVKVAAKEFDSTILNVKRRMAFPGKKERARIKRENELVASAIEDRLKKIGKAPAWDGPFIMPVTDKITDTFGSWRVMNKKKEYRHNGLDIRAKNGARVVAANSGEVVLTGDFYLTGKTVIVDHGMGVFTTYAHLSRISADIGEKVERGQLVGRAGATGRATGPHLHWGARLEYNFINPESIVTESEAFFKHISDKR
- a CDS encoding NupC/NupG family nucleoside CNT transporter; the encoded protein is MEKLVSLLGLFVFILIAYALSEDRKAVNRRLVIWGVALQFVFALLILKTAPGRYVFDLAQRIMTAALDLTSIGASFIFGKLSSDFSIGAVFAFKVLPTVIFVSSIMAVLFHFKIIQAVIRGMAWVMRRSMGASGTETFMAASFVFMGIEAVTAVKRYLSTMTRSEVFTLMTAFMATIAGSVMAAYVSFGADAGHLLAASVMSAPAAIVISKLLVPETAASETAVSGIKELKIETVNAVDAAATGAQDGMKLALTIGAVLLAFVSIIGMMDMFLGEIGTSFEAISGYVFSPVAFIMGVPYTECFEVGRLLGIKVVFNEFLAYQKMQPLIEAGAIGPRSIVITTYALCSFANFGSLAILIGGVTTLCPSKKTEVVSLGLKAILSGCIAGFMTATIAGVLV